The stretch of DNA GAGCGCGGCCGCGTGGCGACCGACCTCGAGTCCGTCGAGCAAGAGGTCGACGAACTGGAGTCGCGGGTCGCCACCCGCGAGTCCGTCGCGGCAGAGCGCGAGTCCGTCGCGGCCGACCTCCGGGAGCGACGCGAGCGTATCGAGACCGTCGAGCGGGACCTCGTGAGCACGTTCAACGAGATGATGCAGGATGTACTGGACGCGCTGGAGTACGACGCCGTCGAGCGGATCTGGCTGGAGCGGCGGTCGGAGGGGCCCGGCGACGACGCGACGACGTTCGAACTCCACGTCGTCAGAGCCGCCGACGACGGGGCCGTCTACGACGACACGGTCGACAGCCTGAGCAAGAGCGAGCGGGAGGTCATCGGGCTCGTCGTCGCGCTGGCCGGCTACCTCGTCCACGACGTGGGCGAGGCGGTCCCGTTCCTCGTCGTCGACGCCGTCGAGATGTTCGACGCCGACCGCATCGACGGGCTGATGGACCTGTTCGACGAGCACGCCGAGTACGTCGTCGCGGCCGTCCTCCCGGAGGAGGCCGACGAACTCGAAGAGGCCTACGAGACCGTCTCGACCCGGTCGTTCGCCGGGACGCCCTGATCACTCCGCCGGGCAGGAACAGCCGCCCCCGTCCAGCAGCGCCGAGAACGTGTACTCGTCGTTGCACTCCGAGCAGGCCACCCGGACGCTGACCGTCACCGACGGCGCGGCGATCGACAGCGCCCCCGTCCCGCAGAGGCGCTCGATGGTCCGCAGCGTGACCGATTCGGTCCGGGAGACGAGCTTGTGGACCGTGTTCCGCGCGTCGGCAGCGGTGAACGTGCTCTCGCGAGCGGTCCCGACCCCGAGACAGTCGTTGAGGTGGGTCCGAACCGTCTGGTAGCTCACGAAGTCGTCGACGACCGCGTCCGGGTCGACGCCGTTCCGCCGCAGGCGTGACTCCGCGTCGACCCGCTTGCCGGCGGTGACCGAGTCGTCGGTCAGGAGGCGGTAGAGGTTCGACGGCTCGCCGTCGATGGTCTCCATCCCCGCGGCCGTCATCGCGGCCCGCAGGACCGCCTCGTTGAAGAACGCCTCCAGGTCCCGCAGGCTCTCGCCGTCCGCCCACCGGTCGGCGAGTCGCTCGTCGATGGCTGTCAGCCCCCGCCGCTCGGCCACGCGGTCGACCTTGCACGCTGCGTCGGACTTCGCTGGCATCGCCGGGACGGTACGCGACCGCCTCACATTAACTGCCGGTTCTGTCCCCCGCTCGGACGCGGCCGTCGATCAGCGAGTTCTGTATAGCGAGATATGATATACATCGGGCGGCGACGGGCGTCCGCCGAGGCGTCTCGCCAAGCGGTGAGAGCGTCGCTACCGTCCGGCAGCGGCGTCGCTGACCAGCGCCGCGACGGCGTCGGGGTCCTCCCGTGGAGCCCAGTGGCCACAGTCCTCGAACACCCGGAGGTCGGCGTCGGGGATGCGGTCGGCGGCGCGCTCGGCCCACGGGAGCGGGAACAGCTCGTCGTGTGCGCCGTGGCCCAGTACCGTCGGCACCGACAGCGCCTCGAAGCGGTCGAGAAAGGTGGTCCGGTAGCCGTCGCTGGTCACCTCGGCCTCGCGGAACCGTCGGAACGCCGCACCGGCGGTGGGCCGCTGGACCTCGCTGTGGACGGCGTCGACGGCGTCGGCGGGGAGCGCGTCCAGGTCGTGGACGATGCCGGCGAGGCTCGCCCGCGTGAGCCGGCGGCTCCGCCGGAAGGCCGCGATCGCGACCCGGTTGCACACCTGTACCTCGGCGAGGAGATACGAGAGCGTCCCGTTGGGGAGCCGCTCGCCCAGCCCGTACGGGTCCAGCGGGACGAGCGTCTCGACGAGGGCGGGCCGCTCCAGCGCCACCTGGATGGCGACGGCTCCGCCCAGCGAGGTGCCGACGAGCGTGACCGGGCCGCAGTCGAGACCGTCCAGCAGGCTCGCGACCACGTCGGCGTGGCGGGGGATCGAGTACGGCCCGGGGGCCAGCTCGCTCTCGCCGTAGCCCAGCAGGTCCGGGGCGACGACCCGGTAGTCGGCGGCGAGTCGCTCGCGCACGGGCGGCCAGGAGACGTGTGCCGCGTCGATGATGCCGCCGTGCAGGAGGACGACCGGGTGCCCCTCGCCGGCCGTCTGGTAGTGGACGTCCACGCCGTCGACGCTCGCGACGCTGTCGGAGACCATGGTCGAGGGTCGCGAGCCAGTCACTGAAACGTTTCGCCGTGTTGCGGTCCGAACCGCGGGGTGACGGACCGCTCGCGCCTCTTTCGGGGGGACCCGTCGACGAGGGACGCGAGGCGTGGTAAATCACTATCCGCTATACGAAACTCGGGCTGTGGAGTCGGATCGCGGCCAGCGAGGCCAGGCGAACCGCGCTCGACCCGGCCGAATACTGCGGTGGTCGTGGTCCCTCCGCGTCTCGGCCGCTGACGGGCAACGGACGGCGGTGCCGACCAGCCGCACGATCGCCCCGGTGCCGAGCGCCTCGAGTGCTACCAGTCGAGGCTGCCTCCGCTCTGGTACTCCGTCACCTGCGTCTCGAAGAAGTTCTTCTCCTTGTTCAGGTCGACCTGCTCGGACATCCACGGGAACGGGTTTTCCGTCCCGTACTGTTCCGGTAAGTCGAGTTGTCCGAGCCGCCGGTCGGCGACGTGTTCTACGTACTCGGCGAACTGCTCGGGACTCATCCCGAGGATCTCGTCGGGACACGCTTCGTACGCGTATATCTTCTCCAACTCGACGGCTTCGGTTATCAGACCGACCACTTCGTCACCGAACTCGTCGGTCCACACCCCAGGGTTCTCCGTCCGGATCTGGTTGATGAGGTCGACTCCGAACCCGACGTGGAGTGACTCGTCGCGCATTATGTACTCGAACTGTTGGCCGACACCGACCATCTTGTTCTGCCGTTTCAGCCCGAGCATCATGGCGAACCCGGCGTAGAAGAAGATCCCTTCCATAATGACGTAGAACCCGACGAGGTCGCGGAGGAAGTTGCGCAGGTCTTCGTCCGTCTGGATGGTGAAGCCGTCCGTGTTGATCACCCGGGTCAAGTCGACCACGAACTCGTCTTTCTCCTGTATCGACGGGACACGATCGTACATCCCGTAGAGGTACTCGGGGTCGAACCCCAGCGAGTCACAGCAGTAGATGAACGTGTCCGTGTGGATCGCTTCCTCGTAGGCTTGCCTGAGCAGGTACTGGCGACACTCGGGGGCAGTGACGTGGTCGTAGAGCGCGAGCACGACGTTGTTCGCGGTCAGGGACTCGGCGGTCGAGAAGAACCCGAGGTTCCACTCGACGAGTTGGCGCTCGGCGTCCGAGAGCGCGTCGCCGTTCCACTGGGTGACGTCGTCCTGCATCGGGATCTCCTCGGGCACCCAGTTGTTGTTCACCCCCGCGTCGTAGTACTCGCGGGCCCAGTCGTAGTCGATCGGCAGTATCTTGTTCGGGTCGTGTTCGGCGTCGTCGTTGATTATCGGCATAGTCGTAGTGGTGGGAGGTTCGTGTCCGCGCGTTACTGACAGGCGTCGCAGGTGGGATCCTCGACTCGACAGAGGTCGCCCTCGTCGGTGGGGCGGCCACCGTCGGATTCCAGGGACGCTGACGAAGACTCGGTCCGATGCTGAGTCTTGCCGTACTCGGAGAGATCCAGTGTTGACTTCTCGATCTGTGACGCGCCGAGCGTTCGGAGGTAGTAGGTCGTTTTCAGCCCCAGCTCCCACGCGGTTTCGTACACCTCCGTGAGGAGGGACCCGTCGGTGGAGGGGAAGAAGACGTTGTGCGAGACGGACTGATCGATCCACGTCTGTCGGTGTGCCGTCAGTCGAAGCTGATGGCGCGGGTCGATCTCGAAGGCCCCGCGGTACAGTCGCTTCAGTTCGTCCGGGACGGCATCGATCTCCTGGATCGACCCGTCGTGGTACTTGATGCGATCGACCAGTTCGTCGTCCCAGAGACCGGCCTCCCGCAAGTCCTCGACGAGGTGGTCGTTGATGATCGTGAAGTCCCCGGACATATTCGACTTCACGTAGAGGTTCGAGTACAGGGGCTCGATCGACGGCGTCGTCCCGTTGATGGTCGAGACGGTCGCCGTCGGAGCGATGGCCATGGTGTTCGAGTTCCGCATCCCGTGTTCCTCGACGTGTTCGCGGACGACGTACCAGTCGAGCGTCTCCTCGCGCTCGGTCGGAATCTCCCGGCCCCGCTCCGATTCGAGGAGGTCGACGGTGTCCTGAGGGAGGAGGCCGCGGTCCCACTTCGACCCCTCGTAGGACGGGTACGGCTCCCGTTCGGCCGCGAGCTTCGAGGAGTTGAGAATCGCGTGGTAGGAGACGAACTCCTGCCAGCGGTTGGCCTTCTCGACCGCCGTCTCGGAGTCCATCGGGATCTCCAGCCGCATGAGCGCGTCGTGGAATCCCATCGTGCCGAGCCCGACCGGTCGGTGTCGCATGTTCGAACGTTCGGCCTCGTCGGTCGGGTAGAAACAGAGGTCGACGACGTTGTCGAGCATCCGCATCGCGGTCTCGATGGTGTCCGCGAGGTACTCCCGGTCGAGTTCGCCGTCCGAGACGTGGGTCGCGAGGTTCACGCTCCCCAGATTACAGACGGCGTGCTCGTCCGCACTCGTGTTGAGTGTGATCTCCGTACAGAGGTTCGAGGAGTGGACCGTTCCGACGTGGTCCTGTGGGGAACGGACGTTGCAGGGGTCTTTGAACGTCAGCCACGGGTGTCCCGTCTCGAACAGGCGAGTGAGCATCTGCCGCCAGAGATCCTCGGCGTCGACGCGCTCGTACTGTCTGAGTTCCCCCTCTTCGGCCCGCCGTTCGTACTCGCGGTAGCGCTCTTCGAACGCCTCGCCGGTCAGGTCGTGGAGATCGGGGACCTCGTCGGGGCTGAACAGCGTCCACTCGCCGCCGTTCTCGACGCGCTTCATGAACAGGTCGGGGACCCACGCGGCGGTGTTCATATCCGGCGTGCGTCGCCGCTCGTCGCCCGTGTTCCGCTTCAGGTCGATGAACTCGGGGAAGTCCAGATGCCAACACGCGAGGTACGCACACGCCGCACCGCGGCGTTTGCCCGAGCGGTTGATCGCAGCCGTGACGTCGTTGCTGATCCGGAGGAACGGCACCACGCCGGTCGACTCGACGCCCGTACTCTCGATGAGCGCACCGGCCGACCGGAGGTTCGTCCAGTCGTTGCCGAGCCCGCCGCTCCACTTCGAGAGCTGTGCGTGGTGTTTGTACGAGTCGAAGATGTCCGCCAGGTCGTCCTGGACCGTCGTCAGGTAACACGACGAGAGCTGTGGATGCGTCGAACCGCTGTGGAACAGTGTCGGCGTCGAGGGGGTAAACTCCAGCTTCGAGAGGACGTCGTAGAACTCCTTGGCCCGGGATTGCGGATCGTCCTCCTCGACCGCGATCCCCATCGCGACCCGCATCCAGAACGCCTGCGGGAGTTCGAGATGGGCACCGTTCTGCTCGGTCCTGAGGAAGTACCGCTGGTAGAGCGTCTCCATCGCCATATACTCGAACTGCCGGTCGCGAGCGGGTTCGAGGTAGTCGGCGAGGTCGTCGAGGTCGAATCGCTCGGTGAGGCGCTCGTCGAGGAGGTCGAGATCGACCGCGCGTCGGAGGTTCGTGACGAACGTCTCACGGTACGCGCGGTCGAGATCGAACCCGGTGAGGTCCTCGCCGAGTACCTCGCGGTAGTAGCGCTGTCGGAAGACCGCGGCTGCGACGCGTTTGAGCTTCGGCTCCTCCTCCACGCGCGCAGTCAGCGCCTGGACGGCAGCCCGATACACCTCGTCGGCGGATGCGCCGTCGTAGAGATTGCGCTCGATCTCGGTGACGATGTCGTTCCAGTCTGCCGCGGTGAGGTTCGTCTCGATGTCTGTGCGTGCCCGGTCGACGATCGACCGGATGTCGGTGGTCGTCGCGGTGGATTGCTGGCTCATGTGTCAGTCGATCTGTCGTCTGCTGTCGCCGCTTCGAAGTCGTCGACTTCCGCATCGAGGACCGCGTCGAGCTCGCGGAGGAACTCCGCCGGTTCGGAGAAGGCCTTGTAGACCGAGACGAATCGGATGTACGCGACCTTGTCGACGTCGCGTAGCCGATCGGAGACGTGCTCGCCGACGAGACTCGACGAGACGATGCGTGTCTCCCGGTCTTGGAGCGTGCTCTCGACGTCGTCGACGAGACTCGTCACCCGTGTCTCGGCGACGTCGCGCTTCTCCACGGCGCGTTCGATGCCCGCGCGGAGTTTCTCCCGGTCGAAGGGTTCGATGGTTCCGTCGCGTTTCTTTACCTGGAGGGCGTCCCACTCCGGACGTTCGTAGGTCGTGAAGCGGAACGAACAGCGTCGACACTCACGTCGCCGCCGGACAGAAGCGCCGTCGCTACTGGTCTCGGTGTCTACGACGCGTGTCCGTTCGTTCCCGCAGTCCGGGCAGTCCATAGTTGTCACTGCTTGCTCCTCCAGCTCCTTAACCCCAGATGTGGGGTCTATCGTTGGTAGCCGCAATATCTGGTGGTGGCGGCACCCACATAAAATCTTCCCAACTGCGTTGATGTAATACAAGTAGGATTGTATATCGCGTACTCGGTAACCGCGACTACGCGTGTCGAGGGCGGCCGGTCCCGACTACCGCGGGACCGCCGTCACCAGTCGACTGGGTCGCGGTCCTTCCAGAGGCGGCCCGCCGGCGCGCCGGGGCGGAACCGGGAGAGCCAGACGGCGGTGTCGGCTCCCTCTTCGGGGGTTCGTGGTGCGCCGGAGCCGCCCATGTCGGTCCGCACCCAGCCCGGGTCGGCCGCGTTCGCCAGCAGCCCCCGTCCGCCGTACTCGGCGTCGAGGTACGCCGTCAGCCCGCCGACGCCGACCTTCGAGAGCCGGTAGGCGGGGTAGTCCCCGCCCATCCGCCCGCGGGTGAACCGGCCCAGTCCCGAGGACATCGTCACCACCCTGGGGCCGTCGGTGTCGAGCAACAGCGGGAGGGCGTGTCTGGTGACCAGCACCGGCCCGCGGAGGTTCACGTCGAGCGTGTGGTCGAGGTCGGCGGTCGACATCTCGTGGAGCGGCCCGGAACGGTGGAAGACGCCGGCGTTGTTGACGAGCACGTCGAGGCGGCCGGCCTCGTCGTCGATCCGGTCGACGGCGGCGGCGATCTCGGCCTCCTCGGTCACGTCGAGTTCGACCGGCCGCTGGGCCGGTGCGGTGACGTCGTCGGTGTCGCGAGCGCCGGCGTACACCGTTGCGCCGCGGTCGGCGAGGGCGGCCGCGATGCGTGCGCCGATGCCGCGGGTCGCGCCCGTGACCAGCGCCACCTGACCGTCGAGGCTGTCGTGGACCGGTGGGTCGTCGCCCATACCGGACCTGGGGTCGCCGGGCGTATGTGTGTTCGGCGGGGCCGACCGGCCGTCCAAATACTTATCATGTGACTCACGTCACTGTACCAGCAACGTATGGACAGCGAGCGCGAGACCGGGCGTCGGCGGTTCATCGGGAGCGCCGTGGCGGGACTGGCGGGCGTCACGGGTCTCGGCGGCGGGCTGCCGGAGGCGGCGGCCGGACAGACCGAAGGGCGGGCCGCGGGCGTCGGCGAACTGTGGCGGTTCGACCGATACGGGGCTCCCGACGCCTCGATCGAACCGGTCGTCCGCGACGGCCTCGTCTACGGGATCGGGGACGGCGTGGTGTACGCCGCCACCGCCGAGGACGGGACCGAGCGGTGGGCCACGGACACGATCGGCGAGGTACGCCGGCCGCCGGTCGTCCGCGACGGGACGGTCTACGTGGTGAGCGAGGGGCTGGCCCTCCAGGCGTTCGACGCCGAGACCGGAGCGGTCCGCTGGACCGTCGCGATCGGCGAGCGGACCAGGACGACGGTCGCGGACGGCGGGGTCTACCTCAGCGACCGGACGACCGTCACGGCCGTCGACCCGGGCGACGGCGACGTCCGCTGGCGGGCGGACCTCTCCCAGGAGTACGGGCTCTCGGCACCTGCGGTGGCCGGGGGGCGGGTCTACGTCATCAGCGACGACGAGGAGGTGATACACGCGTTCGACAGCGCCAGCGGGGACGAGCGATGGCAGCGCGAGGTCGGGCAGGCACCGAGCGCGCTCGTCGCGGCGGCCGGGACAGTCTACGTCGGGAACGAGAACGGCGTCGCGGCGCTGGCCGCGGCCGACGGGAGCCGGCGGTGGCGTCACGAGACGCTGAACAGGACGGAGGGTCTCGAACTCGCCGGCGACGCCCTCTATCACTGGACCGACTTCGGGTTCGAGGCGCTCGACCCGGGCGACGGCGGCGTCCGCTGGCGGTGGGACGGCGACGTCGAAAGCGCGCCCGTCGCCCGCGGCGGGACGGTCTACGTGGCGGGGTTCGACACGCTGTACGCGCTGGACGCCGGCGACGGCGGCGAGCGGTGGCACCGGGAGTTCCGATACGTCGACTCGGGGCCGATCGTCGCCGACGGCCGCGTCTACGTCGAGGACAGCGGGGGCCTGTACGCCCTCGACACCGACGGCGACCTGCGCTGGTACTTCGGCGGCGGCCGGTTCGACAGGTCCTCGCGGCCGACCGTCGACGACAGGCGGCTCTACCTGACCGTCGGGGGGACCGGCATCGTGGCGATC from Haloarcula litorea encodes:
- the rdfA gene encoding rod-determining factor RdfA, with product MPAKSDAACKVDRVAERRGLTAIDERLADRWADGESLRDLEAFFNEAVLRAAMTAAGMETIDGEPSNLYRLLTDDSVTAGKRVDAESRLRRNGVDPDAVVDDFVSYQTVRTHLNDCLGVGTARESTFTAADARNTVHKLVSRTESVTLRTIERLCGTGALSIAAPSVTVSVRVACSECNDEYTFSALLDGGGCSCPAE
- a CDS encoding alpha/beta fold hydrolase; translation: MVSDSVASVDGVDVHYQTAGEGHPVVLLHGGIIDAAHVSWPPVRERLAADYRVVAPDLLGYGESELAPGPYSIPRHADVVASLLDGLDCGPVTLVGTSLGGAVAIQVALERPALVETLVPLDPYGLGERLPNGTLSYLLAEVQVCNRVAIAAFRRSRRLTRASLAGIVHDLDALPADAVDAVHSEVQRPTAGAAFRRFREAEVTSDGYRTTFLDRFEALSVPTVLGHGAHDELFPLPWAERAADRIPDADLRVFEDCGHWAPREDPDAVAALVSDAAAGR
- a CDS encoding ribonucleotide-diphosphate reductase subunit beta, whose protein sequence is MPIINDDAEHDPNKILPIDYDWAREYYDAGVNNNWVPEEIPMQDDVTQWNGDALSDAERQLVEWNLGFFSTAESLTANNVVLALYDHVTAPECRQYLLRQAYEEAIHTDTFIYCCDSLGFDPEYLYGMYDRVPSIQEKDEFVVDLTRVINTDGFTIQTDEDLRNFLRDLVGFYVIMEGIFFYAGFAMMLGLKRQNKMVGVGQQFEYIMRDESLHVGFGVDLINQIRTENPGVWTDEFGDEVVGLITEAVELEKIYAYEACPDEILGMSPEQFAEYVEHVADRRLGQLDLPEQYGTENPFPWMSEQVDLNKEKNFFETQVTEYQSGGSLDW
- a CDS encoding ribonucleoside-diphosphate reductase subunit alpha, with the translated sequence MSQQSTATTTDIRSIVDRARTDIETNLTAADWNDIVTEIERNLYDGASADEVYRAAVQALTARVEEEPKLKRVAAAVFRQRYYREVLGEDLTGFDLDRAYRETFVTNLRRAVDLDLLDERLTERFDLDDLADYLEPARDRQFEYMAMETLYQRYFLRTEQNGAHLELPQAFWMRVAMGIAVEEDDPQSRAKEFYDVLSKLEFTPSTPTLFHSGSTHPQLSSCYLTTVQDDLADIFDSYKHHAQLSKWSGGLGNDWTNLRSAGALIESTGVESTGVVPFLRISNDVTAAINRSGKRRGAACAYLACWHLDFPEFIDLKRNTGDERRRTPDMNTAAWVPDLFMKRVENGGEWTLFSPDEVPDLHDLTGEAFEERYREYERRAEEGELRQYERVDAEDLWRQMLTRLFETGHPWLTFKDPCNVRSPQDHVGTVHSSNLCTEITLNTSADEHAVCNLGSVNLATHVSDGELDREYLADTIETAMRMLDNVVDLCFYPTDEAERSNMRHRPVGLGTMGFHDALMRLEIPMDSETAVEKANRWQEFVSYHAILNSSKLAAEREPYPSYEGSKWDRGLLPQDTVDLLESERGREIPTEREETLDWYVVREHVEEHGMRNSNTMAIAPTATVSTINGTTPSIEPLYSNLYVKSNMSGDFTIINDHLVEDLREAGLWDDELVDRIKYHDGSIQEIDAVPDELKRLYRGAFEIDPRHQLRLTAHRQTWIDQSVSHNVFFPSTDGSLLTEVYETAWELGLKTTYYLRTLGASQIEKSTLDLSEYGKTQHRTESSSASLESDGGRPTDEGDLCRVEDPTCDACQ
- the nrdR gene encoding transcriptional regulator NrdR; protein product: MDCPDCGNERTRVVDTETSSDGASVRRRRECRRCSFRFTTYERPEWDALQVKKRDGTIEPFDREKLRAGIERAVEKRDVAETRVTSLVDDVESTLQDRETRIVSSSLVGEHVSDRLRDVDKVAYIRFVSVYKAFSEPAEFLRELDAVLDAEVDDFEAATADDRSTDT
- a CDS encoding SDR family NAD(P)-dependent oxidoreductase, which encodes MGDDPPVHDSLDGQVALVTGATRGIGARIAAALADRGATVYAGARDTDDVTAPAQRPVELDVTEEAEIAAAVDRIDDEAGRLDVLVNNAGVFHRSGPLHEMSTADLDHTLDVNLRGPVLVTRHALPLLLDTDGPRVVTMSSGLGRFTRGRMGGDYPAYRLSKVGVGGLTAYLDAEYGGRGLLANAADPGWVRTDMGGSGAPRTPEEGADTAVWLSRFRPGAPAGRLWKDRDPVDW